In Mycoplasmopsis fermentans PG18, one genomic interval encodes:
- a CDS encoding ABC transporter ATP-binding protein, with translation MAKNKQKEKKFSTWRLFKLVYDFLDKKDKKLVIIGGFICFWNAVFYVGGTTLTGVIISLFFSQKMFDASGKVIPGAFDVKGFIIWNSILAIFFICYAIVRFIQSRILIAIAYKAATKMRKVAMEKLIEMPVSFYDKEKSGDLISVLINDINNLANSFVQMFNETWNNIFNVILSILAMAFVGFTLTAIVIPLSVLFFSLGYFMISKARKSYVLVQQDFGDLNAYVEEMLTNSKITQTFDRQETAEKNFKKITHDIYWHSFKGDVCIKFFDPWFIISTNLLVLLISLFAIIFNIKNVPTLSIFSFFSKADAGFMIAYTSLLWNYTGTLQVFFNVIFSIQIGLASTKRVFRLLELELPTKIKNSIELKDIEGHIEFRNVCFRYDKNSSKYQLKNATFEALPGQIIAIVGPTGAGKTTIINLLSKFYEYEEGSIKIDGVELTKITKKNLRDLMSVVLQDSFMFNETIMDNLKVASDKITNQEVYEMASLTSAHNFIQKLEKGYDTVIENSGQSLSQGERQLLSITRALLGKKKVLILDEATSNVDSNTEQIIQKALQEELMKDRTSIVIAHRLSTIKNADLILVVDDGQIIEQGNHASLMEAKGYYFNLYENQFK, from the coding sequence ATGGCTAAAAATAAACAAAAAGAAAAAAAATTTTCAACTTGAAGACTGTTTAAATTAGTTTATGATTTCTTAGACAAAAAAGATAAAAAATTAGTCATTATTGGTGGCTTTATTTGCTTTTGAAATGCTGTTTTCTATGTTGGAGGAACTACTTTAACTGGTGTTATTATTAGTCTCTTTTTCAGCCAAAAAATGTTTGATGCTAGTGGTAAAGTTATTCCAGGAGCATTCGATGTTAAAGGCTTTATTATTTGAAACTCAATTTTAGCAATATTTTTTATTTGTTATGCAATAGTACGGTTTATTCAAAGTCGGATATTAATTGCCATAGCTTATAAAGCTGCTACAAAAATGAGAAAAGTAGCAATGGAAAAACTTATTGAAATGCCAGTTAGCTTTTATGATAAAGAAAAAAGTGGTGACTTAATTTCAGTATTAATCAATGATATAAATAACTTAGCAAACTCATTTGTTCAAATGTTCAATGAAACTTGAAATAACATTTTCAATGTCATTCTTTCAATATTAGCAATGGCTTTTGTCGGTTTTACTTTAACAGCAATAGTAATTCCTTTATCAGTTTTATTCTTCTCACTTGGCTACTTCATGATTTCAAAAGCTAGAAAATCATATGTTCTTGTACAACAAGACTTTGGTGATTTAAATGCTTATGTTGAAGAAATGCTAACTAATAGCAAAATCACTCAAACTTTTGATCGTCAAGAAACAGCAGAAAAGAATTTCAAAAAAATAACTCATGATATTTATTGACACTCATTCAAAGGCGATGTTTGTATTAAATTTTTTGATCCTTGATTTATTATTTCAACCAACCTTTTAGTTCTTTTAATCTCACTCTTTGCCATTATCTTTAATATTAAAAATGTCCCTACCTTAAGTATTTTTAGTTTTTTTAGTAAAGCTGATGCAGGTTTCATGATAGCTTATACATCACTGCTTTGAAACTATACAGGTACCTTACAAGTTTTCTTCAATGTTATTTTTTCAATTCAAATTGGACTTGCTTCAACAAAACGTGTTTTCCGTTTATTAGAACTAGAACTTCCAACCAAAATCAAAAATTCTATTGAATTAAAAGATATTGAAGGCCACATTGAATTTAGAAATGTTTGCTTCAGATATGATAAAAATAGTAGTAAATATCAACTTAAAAATGCAACTTTTGAAGCATTACCAGGTCAAATTATTGCCATAGTTGGTCCTACCGGTGCTGGTAAAACAACTATAATCAATTTACTTAGTAAATTCTATGAATATGAAGAAGGATCAATCAAAATTGATGGTGTTGAATTAACAAAAATTACTAAGAAAAACTTACGAGACTTAATGTCAGTTGTATTACAAGATTCATTTATGTTTAATGAAACCATTATGGACAACTTAAAAGTAGCTTCAGACAAAATCACAAACCAAGAAGTATATGAAATGGCTAGTTTAACTTCAGCTCATAACTTTATTCAAAAACTTGAAAAAGGTTATGACACTGTAATAGAAAATAGTGGTCAAAGTTTAAGTCAAGGTGAACGTCAATTGTTATCAATTACTCGGGCACTGTTGGGTAAAAAGAAAGTATTGATCTTAGATGAAGCCACAAGTAATGTTGATTCAAATACTGAACAAATTATTCAAAAAGCTTTACAAGAAGAATTAATGAAAGATCGTACTTCAATAGTTATAGCTCACCGTTTAAGTACTATTAAAAATGCGGACTTAATTTTAGTGGTTGATGATGGTCAAATTATTGAACAAGGAAATCATGCATCATTAATGGAAGCAAAAGGTTATTACTTTAATTTATATGAAAATCAATTCAAATAA
- a CDS encoding ABC transporter ATP-binding protein — protein sequence MFKLIKMLPIKIKLAFLFGSLLVFINIIFTLLLPNIISQFIRLLFVDDYSKVETLSFFNGRWEVRGTCKDLITYLSIAVVCQTILAATLTFTSTLMIVWPAEQSSRFFRNALFNKIQKLSLKNIADLKPESIITRVSNDVAIFWEFLVNGSSILIRGFFLVIGGGVLAILNDPKMSLSVLAVVPVIFVLVLVIGLTTNPLLKKTQKVVEEITKATDENILGARVIKTFNLEETRKKRFSEYNHRWYKVQFKTNMIFAFAVPIFYASINLLIIGIYAFAGHRMYTEVATLDSLVKVNIFIEYLFSISFGLLMTIQFLTSMFRARVSAGRINEILETKIDPLFIKDGKQLTNNFDLEVQNLSFRYYETSPSYSLMNINVKLPYKQTLGIIGPTGSGKSTFINLLLNNYVYDEGSIKIGGQEVKEINTKNLHETVGIVYQEALLYTGTIRSNLLWAKPDATDEEMREALKNACADDFVNKFEDGLDHKVVQGARNLSGGQKQRISIARSLLRKPKILILDDSTSALDNITTRKVINNIKNNYDCSTILISQKIGAIKNADNIMVLTNGAVMDQGKHGHLIKTCDFYQKIYETQLEQ from the coding sequence ATGTTTAAGTTAATTAAAATGCTACCAATTAAGATTAAATTAGCATTTCTTTTTGGTTCATTGCTTGTTTTTATTAATATTATTTTTACTTTGCTTTTGCCTAATATTATTTCTCAGTTTATTAGATTATTATTCGTTGATGATTATTCAAAAGTTGAGACATTATCCTTCTTTAATGGTCGTTGAGAAGTTAGAGGAACATGTAAAGATTTAATTACATATTTAAGTATTGCTGTTGTTTGTCAAACAATTTTAGCAGCCACTTTAACTTTTACTTCAACACTTATGATTGTGTGACCAGCTGAACAAAGTAGCCGCTTTTTTAGAAATGCTTTGTTTAATAAAATTCAAAAATTATCACTTAAAAATATTGCTGATTTAAAACCAGAAAGTATTATTACTAGAGTTTCAAATGACGTTGCAATCTTTTGAGAATTCCTTGTTAATGGTTCAAGTATATTAATTAGAGGTTTCTTTTTAGTAATTGGTGGTGGAGTTTTAGCAATTTTAAACGATCCAAAAATGTCACTTAGTGTTTTAGCTGTTGTACCTGTAATTTTTGTACTAGTACTTGTTATTGGTTTAACTACTAATCCACTTTTAAAGAAAACACAAAAAGTTGTTGAAGAAATTACTAAAGCAACTGATGAAAATATTTTAGGAGCAAGAGTTATTAAAACTTTTAACTTAGAAGAAACAAGAAAAAAACGTTTTAGTGAATACAACCACAGATGATATAAAGTGCAATTCAAAACAAATATGATTTTTGCTTTTGCTGTACCGATTTTTTATGCTTCAATTAACTTATTAATTATTGGAATCTATGCTTTTGCAGGTCATAGAATGTATACTGAAGTTGCAACTTTAGATTCACTTGTTAAAGTTAATATTTTTATAGAATACTTATTTTCAATTAGCTTTGGTCTCTTAATGACCATTCAATTCTTAACATCAATGTTTAGAGCTCGTGTTTCAGCAGGTAGAATTAATGAAATTTTAGAAACCAAAATAGATCCTTTATTTATTAAAGATGGTAAACAATTAACAAATAATTTTGATCTAGAAGTTCAAAATCTTTCATTTCGTTACTATGAAACCAGCCCTTCATATTCACTAATGAATATAAATGTTAAATTACCTTATAAACAAACTTTAGGTATTATTGGACCAACAGGTAGTGGTAAAAGTACATTTATTAACTTACTTTTAAATAATTATGTTTATGATGAAGGTTCAATTAAAATTGGAGGCCAAGAAGTTAAAGAAATTAATACCAAAAACCTTCATGAAACTGTTGGCATAGTTTACCAAGAAGCTTTACTTTACACTGGAACAATTAGATCAAACTTACTTTGAGCTAAACCTGATGCAACTGATGAAGAAATGCGTGAAGCACTTAAAAATGCTTGTGCTGATGATTTTGTTAATAAATTTGAAGATGGTTTAGATCACAAAGTTGTTCAAGGAGCTAGAAACCTTAGCGGTGGTCAAAAACAAAGAATTTCAATAGCTCGTAGTTTATTAAGAAAACCTAAAATCTTAATTTTAGATGATTCAACAAGTGCACTAGACAATATTACAACTAGAAAAGTTATTAATAATATTAAAAATAATTATGACTGTTCAACAATATTAATTAGCCAAAAAATTGGAGCTATTAAAAATGCTGACAATATTATGGTTTTAACTAATGGAGCAGTAATGGATCAAGGTAAACACGGTCACTTAATTAAGACCTGCGATTTTTACCAAAAGATCTATGAAACACAGCTAGAACAATAG
- a CDS encoding bis(5'-nucleosyl)-tetraphosphatase → MSEKSCGLVIFRQFTKGWKVLIAKQINNMWSFVKGHVENKESEIETALREAKEEVNLENFQIFKETRMKEKYVLPNGIPKEVVYFLAMQTDKKDPQRQESEILEMKYYSCSRAMNKLVHNSQKRVLKTMYKKLNQYLLDEKKNK, encoded by the coding sequence ATGAGTGAAAAATCATGTGGATTAGTAATTTTTAGACAATTTACAAAAGGTTGAAAAGTTTTGATTGCTAAGCAAATAAATAATATGTGAAGCTTTGTTAAAGGACATGTTGAAAACAAAGAAAGCGAAATTGAAACTGCACTAAGAGAAGCTAAAGAAGAAGTTAACTTAGAAAATTTTCAAATTTTCAAGGAAACTAGAATGAAAGAAAAATATGTTTTACCTAATGGAATACCTAAAGAAGTTGTTTACTTTTTAGCAATGCAAACTGATAAAAAAGATCCTCAAAGACAAGAAAGCGAAATCTTAGAAATGAAATATTATTCATGTTCAAGAGCTATGAATAAATTAGTTCACAACAGTCAAAAAAGAGTTTTAAAAACAATGTATAAAAAGTTAAATCAATATTTGCTTGATGAAAAAAAGAATAAATAA
- the pgmB gene encoding beta-phosphoglucomutase, producing MIKGIIFDLDGVITDTAKLHYKAWKEIVNELGIDYSKEENEKLRGLPRRDTLLAIFELKKFKHNFDDQKINELCTKKNELYLSYLKKYINKDSLLEGIEQFLKDLKKDKIKIAIASSSLNAPLILEKLGVINYFDVIVNPVEVKKGKPAPDIFLLAQEQLKLKKEECVGIEDAVVGVEALNKANIKSIAITNGNNNLFQKATLLVQDTSKLIWDLIKPILF from the coding sequence ATGATTAAAGGAATAATTTTTGATTTAGACGGAGTAATTACCGATACAGCTAAATTACATTACAAAGCTTGAAAAGAAATAGTCAATGAATTAGGTATTGATTATAGCAAAGAAGAAAATGAAAAATTAAGAGGCTTGCCTCGTAGAGATACTTTACTTGCAATATTTGAATTAAAGAAATTTAAGCATAATTTTGATGATCAAAAAATCAATGAATTATGTACTAAAAAGAATGAATTATATTTAAGTTATTTAAAAAAATATATTAATAAAGATAGCCTTTTAGAAGGCATCGAACAATTTTTAAAAGACTTAAAAAAAGATAAGATTAAAATTGCAATAGCTTCTTCAAGTCTCAATGCTCCTTTGATTTTAGAAAAACTCGGAGTTATAAATTATTTTGATGTTATTGTTAATCCTGTTGAAGTTAAAAAAGGAAAACCTGCACCAGATATTTTTCTTTTAGCTCAAGAACAACTTAAATTAAAAAAAGAAGAATGTGTTGGAATTGAAGATGCAGTTGTTGGAGTTGAAGCTTTAAATAAGGCTAACATTAAATCCATTGCAATAACAAACGGTAATAATAATTTATTCCAAAAAGCAACTTTATTAGTTCAAGACACTTCTAAATTAATTTGAGACTTAATCAAACCTATTTTGTTTTAA
- a CDS encoding glycosyl hydrolase family 65 protein, with translation MEYIEYDPDNNQISQIKFDRNITAKSESIFSLGNGYLGIRSVDEEVQEYNKEDFFVNGIFNRTSKGEVPELANLADLIQTPISFNNQIFEVNEKDQYTKTLDIKNGILSRKVIAKRDFATIELNFERFVSQEIRNIYAQKITIKILDSKDEIVKVKLLPGINGQVTNSGTQHFEEGLKNRVTTESLKMQQITTNSNRFVVHHMFTRLLKNNKLILGSNDKYQIQTDRRKVYFKIENELKANEELVLEKLMSVHTSIDDEEKILTNSEVLAKSDLTFNYLLKNTYASLKENSTAAMQKVWNQFYVKIEGNEQSKYDALALNFSIFHLNNFVPKNSTNLNVGAKGLSGEGYQGHTYWDTEFFINPNYLFTRPSVVKRLLTYRYKGIKGARNKAFETKRRNEESHLLGAQYPWEMAWPTDGEVCPYWGQTDVVTGEQVPIASRRQEIHVSADIAYAVYQYYHFTNDEEFMKKIGYEMIIDTAYFYTNRAEIQPDGSYEIKDVMGPNEYKGNINNNAFINQMALFNMKLAISIYRKLQAQTPGLLNCILKRIPYKINFSKMTKVIKGLKIQAPNKDKIIAENDTFLSLPLKNVRPFQMLGDAGKKLFNTSEGHRLLGSQLVKQADVILLTYLFPELYNKEIREKNFDYYEAITTHDSSLSAATYCIEAIRLNKIEKAYELFKYGINIDFGPWMHTSNAGIHAGSLAAIWQMIVFGFGGLGWFNKKLHIAPKLPNNWNSLVYKAIYKNEPFLVEINKDKFTINTINKGSKLKICVNGMDCEITNEKQVFEVKND, from the coding sequence ATGGAATATATTGAATATGACCCTGATAATAATCAGATTTCACAGATTAAATTTGACCGTAATATAACAGCAAAAAGTGAAAGTATTTTTTCACTAGGTAATGGTTATTTAGGTATTAGAAGTGTTGATGAAGAAGTTCAAGAATATAACAAAGAAGACTTTTTTGTTAATGGTATTTTTAATAGAACATCTAAAGGAGAAGTTCCTGAATTAGCTAATTTAGCTGATTTAATTCAAACTCCTATTTCTTTTAATAATCAAATTTTTGAAGTTAATGAAAAGGATCAATATACTAAAACTTTAGATATTAAAAATGGAATTTTAAGTCGTAAAGTCATTGCCAAAAGAGACTTTGCTACAATTGAATTAAATTTTGAACGTTTTGTTTCTCAAGAAATAAGAAACATTTATGCTCAAAAAATTACAATTAAAATTTTAGATTCTAAAGATGAAATTGTTAAGGTTAAATTATTACCAGGAATTAATGGACAAGTAACAAACAGTGGTACTCAACACTTTGAAGAAGGTCTTAAAAACCGTGTGACAACCGAAAGTTTGAAGATGCAACAAATAACAACTAATTCAAATCGTTTTGTTGTGCACCACATGTTTACAAGACTTTTAAAAAATAATAAGTTAATTTTAGGCAGTAATGACAAATATCAAATTCAAACTGATCGCCGCAAAGTTTACTTTAAAATCGAAAATGAATTAAAAGCAAACGAAGAATTAGTTTTAGAAAAATTAATGTCAGTTCATACATCAATTGATGATGAAGAAAAAATATTAACTAATAGTGAAGTTTTGGCTAAATCAGATTTAACTTTTAACTACTTATTAAAAAATACATATGCTTCATTAAAAGAAAATTCTACAGCTGCAATGCAAAAAGTTTGAAATCAATTTTATGTCAAAATCGAAGGTAATGAACAAAGTAAATATGATGCTTTAGCATTAAACTTTTCAATTTTTCACTTAAATAATTTTGTGCCTAAAAATTCAACTAACTTAAATGTAGGAGCCAAAGGACTTTCAGGTGAAGGTTACCAAGGGCACACATATTGAGATACTGAATTCTTTATTAATCCTAATTATCTTTTTACTAGACCAAGTGTTGTTAAAAGATTACTAACATATCGTTATAAAGGGATAAAAGGAGCTAGAAATAAAGCTTTCGAAACAAAACGAAGAAATGAAGAAAGTCATTTATTAGGTGCTCAATATCCTTGAGAAATGGCTTGACCTACTGATGGTGAAGTTTGTCCTTATTGAGGCCAAACTGATGTTGTAACAGGTGAACAAGTACCGATTGCAAGTAGAAGACAAGAGATCCATGTTTCAGCTGATATAGCCTATGCAGTTTATCAATATTATCATTTTACAAATGATGAAGAATTCATGAAAAAAATAGGTTATGAAATGATAATTGATACAGCTTACTTTTACACAAACCGTGCAGAAATACAACCAGATGGTAGTTATGAAATTAAAGATGTAATGGGTCCAAATGAATATAAAGGAAACATTAATAATAATGCATTTATCAACCAAATGGCCTTATTTAATATGAAATTGGCAATTTCAATATATCGCAAATTGCAAGCACAAACACCAGGCTTACTTAACTGTATTTTAAAAAGAATACCTTATAAAATTAATTTTTCAAAAATGACTAAAGTCATTAAAGGTCTTAAAATTCAAGCTCCTAATAAAGATAAAATTATTGCAGAAAATGATACATTCTTATCCTTACCTTTAAAAAATGTTAGACCATTTCAAATGCTTGGAGATGCTGGTAAAAAATTATTCAATACTTCTGAAGGACATAGATTATTAGGCTCTCAATTAGTAAAACAAGCCGATGTCATTCTCTTAACTTATTTATTCCCTGAGTTATATAATAAAGAAATTAGAGAAAAAAACTTTGATTACTATGAAGCAATAACCACACATGATTCATCACTTTCGGCAGCAACTTATTGTATTGAAGCTATTAGATTAAATAAAATTGAAAAAGCTTATGAATTATTTAAATATGGTATTAATATTGACTTTGGTCCATGAATGCACACTTCAAATGCAGGTATTCATGCAGGATCTTTAGCAGCAATCTGACAAATGATTGTCTTTGGTTTTGGTGGTTTAGGATGATTTAATAAAAAGCTCCATATAGCTCCAAAATTGCCAAATAATTGAAATAGTTTAGTTTATAAAGCAATTTACAAAAATGAGCCATTTTTAGTAGAAATCAACAAGGACAAATTTACCATTAATACTATAAATAAAGGTTCTAAGTTAAAAATATGTGTTAATGGTATGGACTGTGAAATTACAAATGAAAAGCAAGTTTTCGAGGTGAAAAATGATTAA
- a CDS encoding alpha-amylase family glycosyl hydrolase: MKTIKLEDKIIYQIFPRSFYDSNNDGDGDLLGIAKKLDYLQDLGINAIWLCPIYDTNFVDAGYDVLDYKSVWKQFGTLEDFKLLTTEARKRNIDIIMDIVLNHVSNEHEWFKKACESEDNIEHNYFIWRKELNKEEKEAKSIFGGSAWEYVPSVKKYYFHLFAKEQVDLNWNHQDTVKAMSDVIDFWYGLGVRGFRLDAIKHVSKNFEETLTNSCFAWCKGADNMLLKFNKLAFSDKKDAYTLGEASGINLEELLKYGTGSKKVADNYYNFSWWWIGWGKETGRNGYDSNWDYKEFVYQQQPFQHSTKVLPSMTTNFLSNHDTSRSISRWGDENIFHKESAKSHALMLFGLKGIPCIYYGEEIGLLNNQFNSREEFKDCDIFNAFSELVDKKKIYSEYEFIKYCNINSRDSGRTLMQWDNYAVNNGFNEGQKTWIKTNQRAQWISVQNNLEDKNSILNFYKKIIALRSKKYHDILVLGKSQIDLQNSGIIQITRTFNKQKIVILINMTKHQKVVENVQGKQILSTYIDNKKVTDKLRPFESIMLEIK, encoded by the coding sequence ATGAAAACAATAAAATTAGAAGATAAAATTATTTACCAAATATTTCCTCGTTCATTTTATGACTCAAATAATGATGGCGATGGAGACTTATTAGGTATAGCAAAAAAACTAGATTATTTACAAGACTTAGGTATAAATGCGATATGACTTTGTCCAATTTATGACACTAATTTTGTGGATGCTGGTTATGATGTTTTAGATTACAAAAGTGTTTGAAAACAATTTGGAACATTAGAAGATTTCAAACTTTTGACTACTGAAGCTAGAAAAAGAAATATTGATATTATCATGGATATTGTTTTAAATCATGTTTCAAATGAACACGAATGATTTAAAAAAGCTTGTGAATCAGAAGATAATATTGAACACAATTATTTCATTTGAAGAAAAGAATTAAATAAAGAAGAAAAAGAAGCAAAGAGTATTTTTGGTGGTTCAGCTTGAGAATATGTTCCAAGTGTTAAAAAATACTATTTTCACCTTTTTGCTAAAGAACAAGTGGATTTAAACTGAAATCATCAAGATACAGTTAAAGCTATGTCAGATGTTATTGATTTTTGATATGGCTTAGGTGTTAGAGGTTTTAGACTTGACGCTATTAAACACGTTTCAAAAAACTTTGAAGAAACTTTAACTAATTCTTGTTTTGCATGATGTAAAGGTGCAGACAACATGCTTCTTAAGTTTAATAAGTTAGCTTTTAGTGATAAAAAAGATGCTTATACATTAGGTGAAGCTAGTGGAATTAATTTAGAAGAATTATTAAAATATGGAACAGGATCTAAAAAAGTAGCTGATAACTATTACAACTTTTCTTGATGATGAATTGGTTGAGGAAAAGAAACAGGTAGAAATGGTTATGACTCAAATTGAGATTACAAAGAGTTTGTTTATCAACAACAACCATTTCAACATTCAACAAAAGTTTTACCAAGTATGACAACCAATTTTTTATCAAATCATGATACTTCAAGAAGTATTTCTAGATGAGGAGATGAAAACATATTTCATAAAGAAAGTGCTAAAAGTCATGCTTTAATGCTTTTTGGGCTAAAAGGTATTCCTTGTATTTATTATGGAGAAGAAATTGGTTTATTAAATAATCAATTTAACTCAAGAGAAGAATTTAAAGATTGTGACATATTTAATGCCTTTAGTGAGTTAGTAGATAAAAAGAAAATTTACAGTGAATACGAATTTATTAAATATTGCAATATCAACAGTCGTGACTCAGGCCGCACTTTGATGCAATGAGATAATTATGCAGTAAACAATGGTTTTAATGAAGGCCAAAAAACTTGAATTAAAACAAATCAAAGAGCACAATGAATTAGTGTTCAAAATAATTTAGAAGACAAAAATAGTATTCTTAATTTTTACAAAAAAATTATAGCCCTAAGATCTAAAAAATATCATGACATTTTAGTATTAGGAAAAAGTCAAATAGACCTACAAAACAGTGGAATAATACAGATTACAAGAACATTTAATAAGCAAAAAATAGTTATTTTAATTAATATGACAAAACATCAAAAAGTAGTTGAAAATGTTCAAGGAAAACAAATATTATCAACATATATTGATAACAAAAAAGTTACTGATAAATTAAGACCTTTTGAGTCGATTATGTTAGAAATTAAATAA
- a CDS encoding alpha-amylase family glycosyl hydrolase, whose amino-acid sequence MNIKGQTKEFFKDFDAKYAYKKADLGTKFHKNHIEIKFWQPLALDVKLLIFQNYSDINETISFSMEKEETVWVVKIEKKYEGKFYQFLITHPDNSKTVALDPYAYSLAPFDWEAKEDKIAKGAIVNLDNKSKCGIIKYLLKTEFNCQVDPIIYELHIRDFTSLKKAKEKEKLGTFDATLKHDIFKYLKNLNITHVQLLPIHSTYSLNENNIKMLKKGEGKGWATNYNWGYDPLNYFSINGSYSTNPSDPYNRIKEFKRFVDKAHKSKIGVILDVVYNHMMINSIYDNILPGYYYRDNAKVKPVIYPPLASQRYMVRKLIYESLKHFVEYYDVDGFRFDLSSFIDKETLDYCFKNLRKIKPNLVIHGEAWQFSDLDFKDSYVKGISDNNHSFGYFNDSLRSIITWDEFGSGPGLITKVNNEKVAKYRSCVIGNINNYKWPSYDFKYSKNSNDLFTKHVGNNLAYVACHDGGTLWDRIITESLNKDLKIKDLLDQYRQALILQITTQGRQFFLAGTELAQSKPADKSGQDFHKSFYSYAKDYFELNSDENKYHFNSYKTTDYTNGLKWNNLENPWIKKELYRWFIRLLKFRQSTKYFRLNSSEEINKYLKFNWDIKDQNVVDYSIKFNEKEEVRVIHNFNQSNYKTIDLKKYKVLFCSKIGIFNTKEILGHCSYILIKK is encoded by the coding sequence ATGAATATAAAAGGACAAACTAAAGAATTTTTTAAGGACTTTGATGCTAAATATGCTTATAAAAAAGCTGATTTAGGAACAAAATTCCATAAAAATCATATTGAAATAAAATTTTGACAGCCTTTAGCTTTAGATGTAAAACTATTAATTTTTCAAAATTATTCAGATATTAATGAAACAATTAGTTTTTCTATGGAAAAAGAAGAAACTGTTTGAGTTGTAAAAATTGAAAAAAAATATGAAGGCAAATTTTATCAATTTTTAATCACTCATCCAGATAATTCTAAAACTGTTGCACTAGATCCTTATGCTTATTCTTTAGCTCCTTTTGATTGAGAAGCAAAAGAAGATAAAATTGCAAAAGGCGCAATAGTTAATCTAGATAATAAATCAAAATGTGGCATAATAAAATACCTTCTTAAAACCGAATTTAATTGTCAAGTAGACCCTATCATTTATGAGCTTCACATACGTGATTTTACTAGTTTAAAGAAAGCAAAAGAAAAAGAAAAATTAGGTACTTTTGATGCAACATTAAAACATGATATTTTTAAATATTTAAAAAATTTAAATATAACTCATGTGCAGCTTTTGCCAATTCATTCAACTTATTCATTAAATGAAAACAATATAAAAATGCTTAAAAAAGGAGAAGGCAAAGGTTGAGCTACTAATTACAATTGGGGATATGATCCTTTAAATTACTTTAGTATCAATGGTTCTTATTCAACTAATCCAAGTGATCCTTATAATAGAATTAAAGAATTTAAAAGATTTGTAGATAAAGCACACAAAAGTAAAATCGGAGTTATTTTAGATGTAGTTTATAACCATATGATGATAAATTCAATTTATGATAATATTCTGCCTGGTTACTATTATCGAGATAATGCTAAAGTAAAACCTGTTATTTATCCGCCTTTAGCAAGTCAAAGATATATGGTTAGAAAACTAATTTATGAATCACTAAAACATTTTGTTGAATATTATGATGTTGATGGTTTCCGTTTTGATTTATCAAGTTTTATTGATAAAGAAACACTTGATTATTGTTTTAAAAACTTAAGAAAAATAAAACCTAATTTAGTAATCCATGGTGAAGCTTGACAATTTAGTGATTTAGATTTCAAAGATTCTTATGTTAAAGGAATTAGTGATAATAATCATTCATTTGGTTACTTTAATGATTCACTTAGGTCAATAATTACTTGAGATGAATTTGGGTCTGGACCAGGATTGATTACTAAAGTAAATAATGAAAAGGTTGCCAAATATCGTTCATGTGTAATAGGCAATATTAATAATTACAAATGACCTAGTTATGATTTTAAGTATTCAAAAAACTCAAATGATTTATTTACTAAACATGTTGGAAATAACTTAGCTTATGTTGCTTGTCATGATGGTGGAACATTATGAGATCGTATTATTACAGAATCTTTAAATAAAGATTTAAAAATAAAAGATTTATTAGACCAATATCGCCAAGCTTTGATTTTGCAAATTACAACACAAGGACGTCAATTCTTTTTAGCAGGTACTGAATTAGCTCAAAGTAAACCTGCTGATAAAAGTGGTCAAGATTTTCATAAGTCATTTTATTCATATGCCAAAGATTATTTTGAATTAAATTCAGATGAAAATAAATACCATTTTAATTCTTATAAAACGACAGATTATACTAACGGACTAAAATGAAATAATTTGGAAAATCCTTGAATTAAAAAAGAGCTTTATCGTTGATTTATTAGACTCTTGAAATTTAGACAAAGTACTAAATATTTCAGACTAAATTCAAGTGAAGAAATCAACAAATACTTGAAATTTAATTGAGACATTAAAGATCAAAATGTTGTCGATTATTCAATTAAATTTAATGAAAAAGAAGAAGTAAGAGTCATTCACAATTTTAACCAATCTAACTATAAAACAATTGATTTAAAAAAATACAAAGTTTTATTTTGCTCAAAAATAGGCATCTTTAATACGAAAGAAATATTGGGGCATTGTTCATATATATTAATTAAAAAATAG